The following proteins are encoded in a genomic region of Gimesia algae:
- a CDS encoding radical SAM protein: MKMRYPTFSDEQILSARPPKHQVTPQRPYAFLNDTEYRAAGQTAQISTIFLTNRECPFRCLMCDLWKNTLDESLESGQIIEQIRYALKNLPTASQIKLYNSGNFFDAKAIPPEDLPGIARLVKNYDRVIVENHPLLCNQSCLDFQQQIRGQLEIALGLETIHPEILKRLNKRMTLGDFTRANEFLLKHQIQTRAFILLKPPFMAEQEGIDWAIRSVEYAFSQGVTCCSLIPTRAGNGMLELLEQSGQYSLPAFTSIETTLKSCLQLNQGRVFMDLWNLDQLYQSEPDLQQRLMRLEQMNLTQTIDSDA, encoded by the coding sequence ATGAAAATGCGTTATCCCACTTTCAGTGACGAACAGATTCTTTCAGCCCGTCCTCCCAAACACCAAGTCACCCCGCAACGTCCGTATGCGTTCCTCAATGACACCGAGTATAGGGCAGCGGGACAGACGGCCCAAATCTCAACCATCTTTCTGACGAATCGAGAGTGCCCATTTCGCTGCCTGATGTGTGATCTCTGGAAAAACACGTTAGACGAGTCCCTGGAATCAGGGCAAATTATCGAACAGATCCGTTATGCGCTCAAGAACCTGCCCACCGCCAGTCAGATCAAATTGTATAACAGTGGAAACTTCTTCGATGCCAAAGCCATTCCCCCGGAAGATCTGCCTGGCATTGCTAGGCTTGTAAAAAACTACGACCGGGTGATTGTGGAAAATCATCCCCTGCTCTGCAATCAGTCCTGCCTTGATTTCCAGCAGCAAATCAGAGGACAACTGGAAATTGCGCTGGGGCTGGAAACTATCCACCCGGAGATTCTAAAGAGATTGAATAAAAGAATGACACTGGGTGATTTCACCCGCGCCAACGAATTTTTATTAAAGCATCAGATTCAAACCCGCGCATTTATTTTATTAAAACCTCCGTTTATGGCAGAACAGGAAGGAATAGACTGGGCAATTCGCTCAGTAGAATATGCCTTTTCACAAGGTGTCACCTGCTGTTCCCTGATCCCGACGCGTGCAGGGAACGGCATGCTGGAACTATTGGAGCAAAGTGGTCAGTACAGCCTGCCTGCTTTCACTTCGATTGAAACGACACTGAAATCCTGTCTGCAGCTCAACCAGGGACGGGTCTTCATGGACCTCTGGAACCTGGATCAACTCTATCAGAGTGAACCCGACCTGCAGCAGCGTCTGATGAGATTAGAGCAGATGAATCTCACTCAGACCATTGACTCTGACGCCTGA
- the ligA gene encoding NAD-dependent DNA ligase LigA, with amino-acid sequence MSVRTEIEDLRKQLEHHNRLYYLDAKPEITDREYDRLMKRLEQLETEHPEFDSPESPSKKVGGAPIEGFQTVAHRLPMLSIDNIFELEGLTEFETRICKLLGEEQVELTAEYKIDGVAVSLIYEEGRLLQGLTRGDGQQGDDITHNVRTIWGVPLRLETENPPELLEVRGEAYISNSDFQALNVEMQAQGKEPFANPRNTTAGGLKLLDPKLCAKRKIRFFAHGIGAMAGVNYQTHVNYLAAIQEMGIPATPDVKAFPNLNATLEQVQTMMDDLHTLDFEVDGIVLKVNRFDQREELGNTSKSPRWVVAYKWERYEAVTRAESIVFQVGKTGTVTPVANLEPVTIAGTTVSRASLHNRDEMERLGIQIGDWVVVEKAGKIIPHVVRVEEHRRDGSQQELEFPTHCPECDTLLIQDEGGVYIRCPNPNCPAMLRETLRYYASRQAMDIEGMGIKMVEQLIEQRLLNGLADIYRLHDHYGDLVSLERQGEKSIENLLAGIENSKTQPLWRLLTGLNIRHVGSSNARILEKQFGTIDEIAQQSVEELAAVDEIGPVIAESVYTFFHSDFGTKLINDLKSEGLNMGSPVEKTAETSGILDGKTLVVTGTLTQFTRDEAKELIRKHGGKASGSVSSKTDYLVAGEKAGSKLTKAEELNVTILTETEFLELLGESE; translated from the coding sequence ATGTCAGTTCGAACCGAGATTGAAGATCTTCGTAAGCAACTCGAGCATCATAATCGGCTGTATTATCTCGATGCGAAACCGGAGATCACCGACCGTGAATACGACCGGTTAATGAAGCGGCTGGAACAACTCGAAACAGAACATCCCGAGTTTGATTCTCCAGAGAGTCCCAGCAAAAAAGTAGGGGGCGCTCCAATTGAGGGCTTTCAGACAGTCGCCCACCGCTTACCGATGTTGTCCATCGATAATATTTTTGAGCTCGAAGGCCTGACTGAATTTGAAACCCGAATCTGCAAACTGCTGGGGGAAGAACAGGTTGAACTCACCGCCGAGTACAAAATAGATGGAGTTGCCGTTTCTCTGATTTATGAAGAGGGGCGGCTGCTTCAAGGACTGACGCGAGGAGATGGCCAGCAGGGGGATGACATCACGCACAACGTGCGGACCATCTGGGGGGTGCCGCTACGGCTTGAGACAGAGAATCCCCCGGAACTGCTGGAGGTCAGGGGAGAAGCATATATCAGCAATTCTGATTTTCAGGCGTTGAATGTTGAAATGCAGGCACAAGGGAAGGAACCGTTCGCGAACCCGCGGAATACAACCGCCGGGGGATTGAAGCTCCTGGATCCCAAGTTGTGTGCCAAACGTAAGATTCGTTTTTTTGCCCACGGCATCGGGGCGATGGCTGGCGTTAACTATCAGACACACGTCAATTACCTGGCTGCCATTCAGGAGATGGGAATTCCTGCGACACCGGATGTGAAAGCGTTTCCCAATCTGAATGCGACGCTGGAACAGGTCCAGACGATGATGGATGACCTGCATACACTGGATTTTGAAGTCGATGGCATTGTTCTGAAGGTCAATCGATTTGATCAGCGGGAAGAATTGGGAAATACTTCCAAAAGTCCGCGCTGGGTGGTGGCCTATAAATGGGAACGCTACGAAGCGGTCACCAGAGCCGAATCGATTGTGTTTCAGGTGGGGAAAACAGGAACGGTAACTCCTGTCGCTAACCTGGAACCGGTGACCATTGCGGGGACCACGGTATCCCGGGCGAGTCTGCATAATCGGGATGAAATGGAACGCTTGGGAATTCAGATCGGCGACTGGGTGGTTGTAGAGAAAGCGGGTAAAATTATCCCACATGTCGTCCGGGTGGAAGAACATCGCCGCGATGGAAGTCAGCAGGAACTGGAGTTTCCGACGCATTGTCCGGAATGTGATACCTTGCTGATCCAAGATGAAGGAGGCGTGTATATCCGCTGTCCCAATCCCAACTGTCCTGCCATGCTGCGGGAAACCCTGCGATATTATGCCTCCCGTCAGGCAATGGACATTGAAGGTATGGGCATCAAGATGGTGGAACAACTGATCGAGCAGAGGCTGCTGAATGGCCTGGCAGACATCTATCGTTTACATGATCATTATGGCGACCTGGTGTCGCTGGAACGCCAAGGTGAAAAGTCCATCGAAAATCTGCTGGCGGGAATTGAAAATTCAAAAACGCAACCTCTCTGGCGACTGCTGACAGGTCTGAATATCAGACATGTGGGTTCGAGCAATGCCCGGATTCTGGAGAAACAGTTCGGCACAATCGATGAAATTGCTCAACAGAGCGTTGAAGAACTGGCGGCCGTCGATGAAATCGGCCCCGTGATAGCCGAATCGGTTTATACTTTTTTCCACTCGGATTTCGGTACGAAGCTGATCAATGACCTGAAGTCGGAAGGACTGAATATGGGGAGTCCCGTCGAAAAAACGGCGGAGACTTCAGGAATCCTTGATGGAAAAACTCTGGTTGTGACGGGCACTTTGACGCAATTCACACGGGATGAAGCAAAAGAACTGATCCGCAAACATGGCGGCAAAGCTTCCGGAAGTGTTTCTTCCAAAACGGACTATCTGGTTGCAGGTGAGAAGGCGGGCAGTAAACTCACAAAAGCGGAAGAGTTGAACGTAACCATCTTAACAGAAACCGAATTTCTGGAACTGCTGGGTGAGTCAGAATAA
- the gmd gene encoding GDP-mannose 4,6-dehydratase, protein MKRVALITGINGQDGYYLSRFLKGKDYEVHGITSCSKPGIGEPPENCYYCDFADGSNLNEIMDKVKPDEVYHLAAQSHVRLSFDLPVYTAEVTGVGTLRLLDAIRYFEQQNDKQVHFYQASSSEMFGKVVETPQSETTPFHPRSPYACAKVFSYWQTINYRESYGMFACNGILFNHESPRRGEAFVTRKITQAVARIKLGLQDKLYLGNIDAKRDWGFAGDYVEAMWLILQQEKPDDFVIGTGETHSVREFLEAAFGAVELDWKKYVEIDPQFYRPAEVELLCADPTKAREKLNWEPKVSFEELARMMVEADLKRTRQEKILNESTD, encoded by the coding sequence GTGAAACGAGTTGCATTAATTACCGGAATTAATGGCCAGGACGGATATTATTTATCCAGGTTTCTGAAGGGCAAAGACTATGAAGTTCATGGGATTACTTCCTGCAGCAAACCCGGTATCGGTGAACCTCCCGAGAACTGTTATTACTGTGATTTTGCAGACGGTTCGAATTTGAACGAAATCATGGACAAGGTGAAACCGGATGAAGTTTATCATCTGGCAGCGCAAAGCCATGTGAGACTTTCGTTCGACCTACCTGTTTACACAGCTGAAGTCACTGGTGTGGGCACACTACGGCTGCTGGATGCCATCCGTTATTTTGAACAGCAGAATGATAAACAAGTCCATTTCTACCAGGCTTCTTCCAGCGAGATGTTTGGTAAAGTGGTTGAAACACCCCAAAGTGAAACGACGCCCTTCCATCCGCGCAGTCCGTATGCATGTGCCAAAGTCTTTTCCTACTGGCAGACGATTAACTACCGTGAATCCTACGGGATGTTTGCCTGCAACGGGATTCTGTTCAACCACGAATCTCCCCGTCGGGGTGAAGCATTTGTGACGAGAAAAATCACTCAGGCAGTGGCCCGAATTAAGCTGGGCTTACAAGACAAACTGTATCTGGGGAATATCGATGCCAAACGTGACTGGGGTTTTGCCGGCGACTATGTCGAAGCAATGTGGCTGATCCTGCAGCAGGAAAAACCGGATGATTTCGTGATTGGAACGGGAGAGACGCATTCCGTGCGGGAATTTCTGGAAGCAGCGTTCGGAGCAGTGGAACTGGACTGGAAGAAGTATGTGGAGATCGATCCACAGTTTTACCGTCCTGCGGAAGTGGAACTGCTGTGTGCCGATCCGACTAAAGCACGTGAAAAACTGAATTGGGAACCGAAAGTCTCTTTCGAGGAACTGGCCCGAATGATGGTCGAGGCTGATCTGAAACGGACTCGGCAGGAAAAAATTCTGAACGAATCTACCGACTGA
- a CDS encoding cation:proton antiporter domain-containing protein — translation MGSWHIIFTLGIFLSAGLLSGTLGELFRLPKVTAYLLMGVILGPALLDLIPHKHLEELRPLTDLAMALVLFGLGNHFTLSRLRRLFRRVLPLSVGEILATFFIVFIGLLLVGESGSAAILLGAMAIATAPATTILVLKEMQSEGSISEYTGILVALNNLVSIVAFEIIFVAVYFFQGDSQSSSVFTQLGHLGLDIFGSIFIGVFGGLMISYGSSIIKGSRRMIMFIALIAIALGLCRTTGMPYMLTFLAMGFTVANSLTEEEVPKVEAELYPLTGFLCVLFFIIHGAELKPSQFIDAGLIGTSYIVFRLLGKYIGIFVPARMRKEEPEVSLWLGTTLFAQAGAAIALSGIAVSRDPVLGGHLQTIILGSVVFFEIVGPIMIRQSVLRAGEVPLINAIHHTAGDPISEFQSMIRRFLVSFGLLSEIDQPPDQILVEQLYRKNVKGISQTATFNEVISFIEHSHDNTFPVLGPQEEVVGVIRYQDLSNTLFDPKIGSLVRAADLANNLETVVYPDDSLARVWSKFREDSFDCLPVVSREQPHRMLGVIRRWEILKYYIKGHRSAQSNEVK, via the coding sequence ATGGGCTCTTGGCACATTATCTTTACACTGGGAATATTTCTGTCTGCCGGTCTGCTCTCAGGAACACTGGGAGAGCTGTTTCGTCTTCCCAAGGTGACCGCCTATTTATTAATGGGTGTGATTCTAGGGCCTGCGCTGCTGGACCTGATTCCCCATAAGCATCTTGAGGAATTGAGACCACTGACTGATCTGGCGATGGCGCTGGTCTTATTTGGTCTGGGGAACCATTTTACACTCTCGCGCCTGAGGCGATTGTTTCGGCGCGTTCTGCCACTCTCGGTAGGTGAAATCCTGGCAACATTTTTTATTGTCTTTATCGGCTTACTGCTGGTAGGTGAGTCCGGGAGCGCTGCGATTCTATTGGGGGCAATGGCGATTGCCACTGCGCCTGCCACCACGATTCTGGTGCTGAAAGAAATGCAGTCGGAAGGTTCGATTTCAGAATATACAGGCATCCTGGTCGCGCTGAATAATTTAGTCTCCATTGTCGCTTTCGAGATTATCTTTGTCGCCGTCTATTTCTTTCAGGGAGACAGTCAGAGCAGTTCGGTATTTACTCAACTGGGACATCTGGGGCTGGACATTTTTGGTTCGATCTTTATTGGTGTGTTCGGCGGTCTGATGATCAGCTACGGCAGTTCAATCATTAAAGGTAGCCGCCGAATGATTATGTTCATCGCATTGATTGCGATCGCATTGGGATTATGCCGTACGACCGGGATGCCTTATATGCTGACGTTTCTGGCGATGGGATTCACGGTCGCCAACTCATTGACAGAGGAAGAGGTTCCCAAAGTCGAGGCCGAATTATATCCTCTGACCGGGTTTTTGTGCGTCCTGTTTTTTATTATTCATGGTGCAGAATTAAAACCGAGTCAGTTCATCGATGCGGGGCTGATCGGGACCAGTTATATTGTGTTCCGTCTACTGGGTAAATATATCGGAATATTTGTACCCGCCCGAATGCGTAAGGAAGAACCGGAAGTCTCCCTGTGGCTGGGAACCACTCTGTTTGCCCAGGCGGGAGCCGCGATTGCTCTTTCAGGCATAGCCGTCAGTCGCGACCCGGTGCTGGGAGGGCATCTACAGACGATCATTTTAGGCTCCGTTGTGTTCTTTGAGATTGTCGGTCCGATTATGATCCGCCAGTCTGTGCTGCGGGCGGGTGAGGTTCCGTTGATTAACGCCATCCATCATACGGCCGGTGATCCGATCAGTGAATTCCAGTCGATGATTCGGCGCTTTCTGGTATCTTTTGGATTGCTTTCGGAAATAGATCAACCCCCGGATCAGATTTTAGTGGAACAGCTTTACCGCAAAAATGTAAAAGGCATCTCGCAGACAGCAACATTTAATGAAGTGATCTCTTTTATTGAACACAGTCACGATAACACATTTCCTGTTTTAGGTCCTCAGGAGGAAGTAGTGGGAGTGATTCGCTATCAGGATTTGAGTAATACCCTGTTTGACCCGAAGATAGGGTCACTGGTACGTGCGGCCGACCTGGCGAATAATCTGGAAACGGTGGTCTATCCTGATGACTCCCTGGCACGCGTCTGGAGCAAATTCCGTGAAGATTCTTTTGACTGTTTGCCGGTTGTCTCCCGCGAGCAGCCTCATCGGATGCTGGGGGTGATTCGACGCTGGGAGATATTAAAATATTACATCAAAGGTCACCGATCTGCTCAAAGCAATGAAGTGAAGTGA